The Deltaproteobacteria bacterium genome window below encodes:
- a CDS encoding thermonuclease family protein: MSVSGARAWFAGVLLVAAASCAVESEALQDGRYDRTELAASLADREAPAGLVLGVFTLANKAVVDGDTIKVEGLDASLRLLGLDCEETFKSDKALRAYEVGFAEYLRTEQAKTPRPVKIPTPLGMDAKHFAQEFFAGVTEVRLERDHPKDLRDRYNRYLAYVFARKDGKWVNYNVECVRAGMSPYFTKYGYATRFHEAFVAAQNEARAAQRGIWRPGAEHYLDYDARLAWWDARAEFVAGFDRASAGREDFVPLTHWDALERLEDHVGDEVELLATVGDIRIGNGGAPTRVMLSRRMFSDFTLVFFDDEVFASTNIADAKGEFVRVRGTVSKYQFRGKRGRAGEEQLQMVIKRPQQVRFEDTWARAAELMPRPDAPPPGDPTAPDPESEELAPVTPPSHPTPVTPAQDDTVSPP; the protein is encoded by the coding sequence GTGTCCGTGAGTGGCGCGCGCGCGTGGTTCGCTGGCGTGCTGCTGGTCGCGGCGGCGTCCTGCGCGGTCGAGTCCGAGGCGCTGCAGGACGGTCGCTACGATCGCACCGAGCTCGCGGCGTCGCTCGCCGATCGCGAGGCCCCGGCGGGCCTCGTGCTCGGCGTGTTCACGCTCGCCAACAAGGCCGTGGTCGACGGCGACACCATCAAGGTCGAGGGCCTCGACGCCAGCCTGCGCCTGCTCGGGCTCGACTGCGAGGAGACCTTCAAGAGCGACAAGGCCCTGCGTGCCTACGAGGTCGGCTTCGCGGAGTACCTGCGCACCGAGCAGGCCAAGACCCCGCGACCCGTGAAGATCCCGACCCCGCTGGGCATGGACGCCAAGCACTTCGCGCAGGAGTTCTTCGCCGGCGTCACCGAGGTCCGCCTCGAGCGCGATCACCCAAAGGACCTCCGCGATCGCTACAACCGCTACCTCGCCTACGTGTTCGCCCGCAAGGACGGCAAGTGGGTCAACTACAACGTCGAGTGCGTGCGCGCGGGCATGAGCCCCTACTTCACCAAGTACGGCTACGCGACCCGCTTCCACGAAGCGTTCGTCGCCGCGCAGAACGAGGCCCGCGCGGCCCAGCGCGGCATCTGGCGGCCGGGCGCCGAGCACTACCTCGACTACGACGCGCGGCTGGCCTGGTGGGACGCCCGCGCCGAGTTCGTGGCCGGCTTCGATCGCGCGTCGGCGGGCCGCGAGGACTTCGTGCCACTGACGCACTGGGACGCGCTCGAGCGCCTCGAGGATCACGTCGGCGACGAGGTCGAGCTGCTCGCGACCGTCGGTGACATCCGCATCGGCAACGGCGGCGCGCCGACCCGCGTGATGCTGAGCCGCCGCATGTTCTCGGACTTCACACTGGTGTTCTTCGACGACGAGGTCTTCGCCAGCACCAACATCGCCGACGCCAAGGGCGAGTTCGTGCGGGTGCGCGGGACGGTGTCGAAGTACCAGTTCCGCGGCAAGCGTGGCCGCGCCGGCGAGGAGCAGCTGCAGATGGTGATCAAGCGCCCGCAGCAGGTGCGCTTCGAGGACACCTGGGCGCGCGCAGCGGAGTTGATGCCGCGCCCCGACGCGCCGCCACCGGGCGATCCGACCGCGCCCGATCCCGAATCCGAGGAACTCGCGCCGGTGACCCCGCCGAGCCATCCGACGCCCGTGACGCCCGCGCAGGACGACACGGTTTCGCCACCCTAG